A window from Salvia miltiorrhiza cultivar Shanhuang (shh) chromosome 2, IMPLAD_Smil_shh, whole genome shotgun sequence encodes these proteins:
- the LOC131011673 gene encoding uncharacterized protein LOC131011673 isoform X2 translates to MDFHCMKRKQLQALCKKHKIPANLSNLQMINRLTDFLQAQEDNVSEIESTGEVVSKTGKKVRFSPEHELIEFTRSPEIIKRSRRNSMGRHSSTMQTGELKLMEAEVKQKKRGRKAVKCNDGQKIASAVDSFEDGALETEEGDVVRSGRMTRLRGKLVAEGVSNASKREGNGDDKRGEKAPDKVKNDERQEEIVENHSRVTRSRAQKLTEAPAAEEKRGRKAVKNIGKAAPVRAETGDNADSLSKRGDESEGKSDERRKGNEKGLKESLVNKQIAGEHATVEPQIRFRRSKRRANGVDESEMFTIDTRKHENAEVKGSRKTSKLSASGVSKVDTEISGLEANPGRRIVLKFEEPIQKMEPRRSNRRKTMIASDSLRVDTLRSSLPQSDIVPEVSKDEKIVIQPIGIMRRSRRKTLSLKLVSATDTDSAVENLEAEKHISESCLVEKENYAVEKKTRLTRNTSKCKPPGSLDKISGDSNIHQKNKVMKRKRGHVTGDVIKNHNDQISEEQSLKGSSSEKVVSSAATGIFADERNQPHRLGKPNMLDASSHRDSSGIGESLFLDVQLSVSKDSENANKSCSKNSISDVDLTFIRDTCEKKEAVSVADSADSSCMNLANEEDFVKSATNAASRSAELGIESSVSEDQISSSKTVEVEKGKLLMEFDVQESVEQNITGVDKDDPGAQVYSQADDSGCNNKINDQVLEEGLYVSGEEASAETHTSADSFLLGDQTHVKTDLEVAETAVDERVQPCLRVDDCHNDLDHLGSPSNILDNNNEGTSQTSGEDGAFESCGTHYTHSKSTSKLKAPSLGMTRHHGDNVAEGNETFFHKGGASEQAEADEGGCSKDQRNASDHFSESYMPDLCHGERDARTVSPDRGIFPGEYLVMNSEEHCTDSTCVNQKRSIDSDVVETRESESSKGHKSKRDEDGEFCLVNLFDEEGRYGITPQVEENFSGEHSVKNFDEQGMSHGSPSIAPTTICNSTGDHKANLSTEGGEAYHFENKQLELTEADESGCLKSDKSSNSQETNPSTPSNVSETKAEKQKSLLAKSSALAYANQRQGTWSNASELAGNAVCFLKSSEGKISQIAEGLIADEDVNHENYGTDKEVSAEASISDVKSCPVSKIADESSGGVKFQDTVETEHQHRNLVARQSESDEDEEATPGISRQSWTEAELQNLFGTSDEDASPGLSDTFCEGSETANMTISKNISTASNSGILTKKQEKEREGENGIESDADIYVKVTTPYKTEENYFHDRVLDGSVTSIKECSEAMKENVAAGSTSYEKAQNIGYEIENNLGIGASLSDNGGDDICEDTNEVERFELLNTSTGVLSGAEYDGCEALEDQLTHRKEECLQEIISVTQEDREGHVIPLAESCLNDEATEKSFINASGSQRNFYELESCTHMSEICTISELSDADPQKSVVPESSHLPTACSNDGDILRETLIETSSDPEVAKIGSSKKGISPLVSLKASPDSEESIFESDDQYEAKKLDEKVGDSTSSQDISDELHTNSEVAIQESVSTGYNICRELDHLVSSDELESTCKEAEGREMTTQTLSNSDVVAEHGSFVSGAVSGLLSNSPMHINLGYHGCGDKKLEAGEPVSSLDEEKVQEAGFELGNSLGLGDLLSDDGGEDTCGKMNDVESVGLEVTFTRTEYDGCEASEGQLTENTGECQKGTDFIAEDNEEKVVPLGQSYLYDGETDSDSESTQENTNSLFGTPNNLDKLGGCQDMLIDTALSESVSCKSRVYHKSEQEMIQSGEGAVELSDADLQKSNISEINQSVIDEGTYLLLSSKASPVYDELTESTDTDDLNGAKICDEMNTKAKSCQEDMTNESHINSEVAIQKHVSDTNGQSEEAGLACSLELESTFLETKETGTTTQDPNNVAAPTDLSSSVCGAELHIHLRGENNDIENLDMWKPVFNLSGDNDKKDSGSTGRTEENPTAQIVQFPIHELHFEENAEDFENDTHIMSNLPASSGYDSILRESDVADTIKEYIDSESSLPVIFENSGAGLPSDMLADTDEGFGSEKPASPYEKDIAARLDSLTPTMKISCDSSSKDKDNVPLVDCLNTEIKEQEKATLSTRPSQVSRNAANLPERVDEEGTSVKLEGGEDGQSSTMRKNARTILIHGTPGKLLAMADMKENMPMQKRSNVADITAARPAKRRALRDLQ, encoded by the exons ATGGATTTCCACTGTATGAAGCGCAAACAGCTGCAGGCATTATGCAAGAAGCACAAGATTCCGGCCAATTTGTCCAATCTCCAGATGATCAACCGGCTTACGGACTTTCTTCAG GCGCAGGAAGATAATGTGAGCGAAATCGAATCGACTGGCGAGGTTGTGAGTAAAACAGGTAAGAAAGTACGATTTAGTCCGGAGCATGAACTGATTGAGTTTACCAGATCTCctgaaataataaaaagaagtaGGAGGAATTCTATGGGTAGACATAGTAGCACCATGCAGACTGGAGAGTTGAAGTTAATGGAGGCAGAGGTAAAGCAGAAGAAGAGAGGGAGGAAAGCTGTAAAATGTAATGATGGGCAAAAAATTGCTTCTGCTGTTGATAGTTTTGAAGATGGCGCGTTGGAAACGGAGGAGGGTGATGTAGTTAGGTCAGGCAGAATGACGCGGTTGAGAGGGAAGTTGGTAGCAGAGGGCGTCAGTAACGCAAGCAAAAGAGAGGGAAACGGTGATGATAAGAGAGGCGAGAAAGCTCCAGATAAGGTCAAGAACGACGAGCGTCAAGAGGAGATTGTGGAGAACCATAGTAGGGTTACCAGGTCTAGGGCACAGAAATTGACTGAGGCTCCTGCAGCAGAGGAGAAAAGAGGGAGAAAAGCAGTGAAAAACATTGGTAAGGCAGCTCCTGTTAGAGCTGAAACTGGCGACAATGCAGATTCTTTGAGTAAGAGAGGGGATGAGAGTGAAGGAAAATCAGATGAGAGAAGAAAAGGAAATGAAAAAGGGTTGAAAGAGAGTTTGGTGAATAAGCAAATTGCAGGGGAACATGCGACTGTTGAACCTCAAATTCGTTTTAGGAGATCTAAAAGGAGAGCGAACGGGGTTGATGAATCTGAAATGTTTACGATTGATACAAGGAAACATGAAAATGCCGAGGTCAAGGGCTCAAGGAAAACCTCAAAGTTGTCGGCATCAGGTGTTTCAAAAGTGGATACAGAAATTAGTGGACTTGAAGCTAATCCAGGTAGAAGAATAGTTCTGAAATTTGAAGAACCCATTCAAAAGATGGAACCCCGAAGAAGTAACAGGAGGAAGACTATGATTGCATCTGATAGTCTTAGAGTTGACACATTGAGGAGCTCACTGCCACAATCAGATATTGTTCCTGAAGTATCTAAAGATGAGAAGATAGTTATCCAGCCTATCGGAATTATGAGGAGGTCTAGGCGTAAAACTTTAAGTCTTAAATTGGTTTCTGCTACTGATACTGATTCAGCTGTTGAGAATCTCGAAGCAGAAAAGCATATAAGTGAATCGTGTCTAGTAGAGAAGGAGAATTATGCAGTTGAGAAGAAAACGCGATTAACAAGGAATACTTCCAAATGTAAGCCACCAGGGTCTCTAGACAAGATTAGTGGAGATTCTAATATTCACCAGAAGAACAAAGTAATGAAGAGAAAAAGAGGCCACGTCACAGGAGATGTCATAAAAAACCACAATGATCAAATTTCTGAAGAACAGTCCTTGAAAGGAAGTAGCAGTGAGAAAGTTGTGTCTTCAGCTGCCACAGGAATATTTGCTGATGAGAGGAACCAACCACACAGATTAGGCAAGCCTAATATGCTGGATGCTTCATCGCATCGTGATTCTTCAGGGATTGGGGAATCATTGTTCTTGGATGTTCAGCTGTCTGTCTCTAAAGATTCAGAGAATGCTAACAAATCATGTTCCAAAAATAGCATTAGTGATGTGGATCTGACATTTATAAGAGATACTTGTGAAAAGAAAGAAGCGGTCTCTGTTGCTGATAGTGCGGACAGTTCTTGTATGAACTTGGCCAATGAAGAAGATTTTGTGAAATCAGCCACAAATGCAGCATCCAGGAGTGCAGAACTGGGAATTGAGTCTTCAGTTTCTGAGGATCAAATTTCTAGCAGCAAGACTGTGGAAGTGGAAAAGGGCAAGTTACTGATGGAGTTTGATGTCCAGGAATCAGTTGAACAAAATATAACAGGCGTGGATAAGGATGACCCTGGAGCTCAGGTGTATAGCCAAGCGGATGATTCTGGCTGCAACAACAAAATCAATGACCAAGTACTTGAAGAAGGCTTATATGTTTCAGGAGAGGAAGCTTCTGCTGAGACTCACACTTCTGCTGACAGCTTTTTACTTGGTGATCAAACACATGTTAAGA CTGATCTAGAAGTAGCAGAGACTGCTGTGGATGAACGCGTACAACCATGTCTCAGAGTGGATGATTGCCATAATGATCTAGACCACTTAGGATCACCCAGTAACATTCTGGACAACAATAACGAAGGTACATCCCAAACATCTGGAGAAGATGGAGCATTTGAGTCTTGCG GGACCCATTATACCCACTCAAAGAGTACTTCAAAACTGAAGGCACCATCTTTAGGCATGACTAGGCATCATGGTGATAATGTGGCCGAAGGAAATGAAACCTTCTTCCATAAAGGTGGAGCTTCAGAACAGGCTGAAGCTGATGAAGGTGGTTGCTCAAAAGATCAAAGAAATGCAAGTGACCATTTCAGTGAATCCTATATGCCTGATCTATGTCATGGTGAAAGAGATGCTAGAACAGTCTCACCAGATAGAGGAATCTTTCCAGGTGAATATTTAGTTATGAACTCTGAAGAGCATTGTACAGATAGCACTTGTGTTAATCAAAAGAGAAGTATAGATTCAGATGTTGTTGAAACTCGTGAAAGTGAATCCTCTAAGGGTCACAAGAGCAAGCGTGATGAAGATGGGGAATTTTGTTTGGTTAATTTATTTGATGAAGAGGGGAGATATGGAATCACACCACAAGTGGAAGAAAACTTTTCTGGTGAACACTCAGTCAAGAATTTTGATGAGCAAGGGATGTCACATGGTTCCCCTTCTATAGCACCCACAACTATCTGCAACAGTACTGGAGATCATAAGGCAAACCTCTCAACTGAAGGAGGCGAAGCCTATCATTTTGAGAACAAACAGTTAGAATTAACTGAAGCTGATGAAAGTGGATGCTTGAAGAGTGACAAGAGCTCTAACTCACAGGAAACAAATCCCTCTACACCCTCTAATGTTTCTGAAACTAAAG CGGAGAAGCAAAAGAGTCTATTGGCCAAGTCCAGTGCACTTGCATACGCTAATCAGAGGCAGGGAACTTGGAGTAATGCAAGTGAACTGGCAGGAAATGCAGTGTGCTTCTTAAAGAGCTCTGAGGGGAAAATTAGTCAGATTGCTGAAGGCCTCATTGCTGATGAAGATG TCAATCATGAAAACTATGGCACAGATAAAGAGGTTTCTGCTGAGGCAAGCATTTCCGATGTCAAAAGTTGCCCTGTCAGCAAGATAGCGGATGAGAGTTCCGGTGGTGTGAAGTTTCAAGACACCGTGGAAACTGAACATCAACATAGAAACCTGGTAGCAAGGCAGTCAGAGtcagatgaagatgaagaggcTACTCCTGGGATATCCAGGCAAAGCTGGACAG AAGCTGAACTTCAGAATCTGTTTGGAACCTCGGACGAAGATGCTTCTCCTGGACTAAGTGACACTTTCTGTGAAGGATCTGAAACCGCCAATATGACAATCTCAAAGAACATATCGACTGCCAGCAATAGTGGCATCTTGACCAAGAAGCAGGAAAAAGAGAGGGAGGGAGAAAACGGTATCGAGAGTGATGCTGACATCTATG TCAAGGTTACGACTCCCTACAAGACAGAAGAAAACTATTTTCATGACAGAGTATTGGATGGAAGTGTGACATCGATTAAGGAATGCTCTGAAGCAATGAAGGAAAATGTTGCTGCAGGAAGTACGTCCTATGAAAAGGCACAGAATATTGGATATGAGATTGAGAACAACTTAGGCATTGGAGCTTCATTATCAGATAATGGTGGAGATGACATTTGTGAGGATACAAACGAGGTTGAGAGATTTGAATTGCTGAATACATCCACCGGAGTTCTTTCTGGAGCTGAGTATGACGGTTGTGAAGCTTTGGAGGATCAATTGACCCATAGAAAAGAGGAGTGCCTTCAAGAAATTATTTCAGTAACGCAAGAAGACAGGGAAGGTCATGTCATTCCTCTAGCAGAATCCTGTCTTAATGACGAAGCAACAGAGAAAAGTTTTATTAATGCATCTGGGTCACAACGGAATTTTTATGAACTTGAAAGCTGCACACACATGTCAGAAATATGTACTATATCTGAGTTATCTGATGCCGATCCTCAGAAGTCTGTCGTTCCTGAGAGTAGTCATCTTCCCACTGCCTGTTCTAATGATGGCGACATTTTGAGGGAAACATTGATTGAGACTTCTAGTGATCCAGAAGTAGCAAAAATTGGCAGCTCCAAGAAAG GTATATCTCCCCTTGTTTCTTTGAAAGCCTCCCCTGATTCTGAAGAATCCATATTTGAGAGTGATGATCAATATGAAGCCAAGAAATTGGATGAGAAAGTTGGTGATTCAACTTCCTCTCAGGATATTTCTGATGAGTTGCATACCAACAGTGAAGTGGCAATTCAGGAAAGTGTTTCAACTGGTTACAATATATGTCGGGAACTGGATCATCTTGTAAGTTCTGATGAACTTGAGAGCACATGTAAGGAGGCAGAAGGGAGGGAAATGACCACACAGACTTTAAGTAACTCAGATGTTgttgcag AACATGGATCCTTTGTCTCCGGGGCAGTATCTGGTCTCCTCAGCAATTCGCCAATGCACATCAATTTAGGATATCATGGATGTGGTGATAAAAAATTAGAAGCTGGGGAACCTGTCTCCAGTTTAGATGAGGAAAAGGTGCAAGAGGCTGGATTTGAACTTGGAAACAGTTTAGGCCTTGGAGATTTATTATCAGATGATGGTGGAGAAGACACTTGTGGAAAGATGAACGATGTTGAGAGTGTTGGGTTAGAAGTTACCTTCACTAGAACAGAATATGATGGCTGTGAAGCTTCTGAGGGGCAGCTGACTGAGAACACAGGGGAGTGCCAGAAAGGAACTGACTTCATTGCAGAAGACAATGAAGAAAAGGTCGTTCCTCTAGGACAATCCTATCTTTATGATGGAGAAACAGATAGTGACAGTGAATCGACACAGGAAAATACTAATAGCTTGTTTGGTACACCCAACAATTTGGATAAACTTGGAGGCTGTCAAGACATGTTAATTGATACTGCTCTGTCCGAAAGTGTCAGCTGTAAGAGTAGAGTTTATCACAAATCTGAGCAGGAAATGATACAAAGTGGTGAAGGTGCAGTTGAGTTATCTGATGCTGATCTTCAAAAGTCTAACATTTCTGAAATCAATCAGAGCGTCATAGACGAAG GTACCTATCTGCTTCTTTCTTCAAAGGCTTCCCCTGTCTATGATGAACTTACAGAAAGCACAGATACTGATGATCTTAATGGAGCCAAGATTTGCGATGAGATGAATACCAAAGCAAAATCCTGCCAAGAAGATATGACTAATGAGTCGCATATCAACAGTGAAGTGGCCATTCAAAAACACGTTTCAGATACTAACGGCCAGTCTGAGGAAGCTGGTCTTGCTTGCAGTCTTGAACTTGAGAGCACGTTCCTGGAGACAAAAGAGACAGGAACAACCACACAGGATCCTAACAATGTTGCTGCTCCTACAG ACCTCAGTTCTTCTGTCTGCGGTGCAGAACTGCATATCCATCTAAGAGGTGAAAATAATGACATCGAGAATTTGGATATGTGGAAACCGGTCTTCAATTTGAGTGGAGATAATGATAAGAAGGATAGTGGAAGCACTGGAAGGACCGAGGAGAATCCAACTGCTCAAATCGTTCAGTTTCCCATTCACGAGCTTCATTTTGAGGAAAATGCGGAAGACTTCGAGAATGATACTCACATAATGTCAAATTTGCCAGCCTCCTCCGGATATGATTCAATTTTAAGGGAAAGTGATGTGGCCGATACCATTAAAGAGTACATTGATTCTGAATCTTCTCTGCCTGTCATCTTTGAGAACTCCGGAGCCGGCCTTCCAAGTGACATGTTGGCAGATACTGATGAAGGATTTGGTAGTGAAAAACCAGCTTCGCCCTACGAAAAGGATATTGCTGCAAGGCTTGACAGTCTAACTCCCACGATGAAGATATCGTGCGACTCAAGCTCCAAGGATAAAGATAATGTGCCATTGGTTGACTGCCTGAATACAGAAATCAAAGAACAGGAGAAAGCAACATTATCAACCAGACCTTCCCAAGTCTCCAGGAATGCAGCAAATTTGCCTGAACGTGTCGATGAAGAAG gCACTAGTGTTAAGCTTGAGGGGGGTGAAGATGGGCAGAGTTCAACCATGAGAAAGAATGCTAGAACTATTTTGATCCATGGGACCCCAGGTAAGCTTCTAGCTATGGCGGACATGAAGGAGAACATGCCGATGCAGAAGCGCTCCAACGTCGCTGATATCACTGCAGCAAGACCAGCAAAAAGGAGAGCCTTGCGGGATCTTCAGTAG